One part of the Pecten maximus chromosome 1, xPecMax1.1, whole genome shotgun sequence genome encodes these proteins:
- the LOC117338593 gene encoding receptor of activated protein C kinase 1: MVEQMTLRGTLKGHGGWVTQIATTPQYPDMVLSSSRDKTLIMWKLTRDEANYGLPLRCLRGHGHFVSDVVMSSDGQFALSGSWDKTLRLWDLSAGTATRMFNDHEKDVMSVAFSADNRQIVSGSRDKSIKLWNTLGVCKYTIQDEGHSDWTSCVRFSPNTSNPIIVSSGWDRMVKVWNLTNCKLKTNHVGHTGYLNCVTVSPDGSLCASGGKDGQAMLWDLNEGKHLYTLDGGDTINSLSFSPNRYWLCAATGPSIKIWDLEGKVVVDELRQEVMSTGTKARPPDCISLAWSSDGQTLFAGYTDNLIRVWQVSMAARS; the protein is encoded by the exons ATGGTGGAGCAAATGACATTAAGAGGAACCCTTAAGGGTCATGGAGGATGGGTCACACAGATTGCAACTACCCCACAATACCCAGATATGGTGCTGTCATCATCACGGG ACAAAACCCTTATAATGTGGAAGTTGACCAGAGACGAAGCCAACTATGGTCTCCCACTAAGGTGTCTGCGCGGTCACGGCCACTTTGTGTCGGATGTTGTCATGTCATCGGATGGACAGTTTGCACTGTCTGGGTCATGGGATAAAACTCTCCGCTTGTGGGATTTGAGTGC AGGAACCGCCACCCGAATGTTCAACGATCATGAGAAGGATGTGATGAGCGTTGCTTTTTCTGCTGATAACCGACAGATTGTGTCTGGGTCCCGGGACAAGTCCATCAAACTGTGGAACACTCTTGGTGTCTGCAAATATACCATCcag GATGAGGGCCATTCAGATTGGACATCATGTGTCCGGTTTTCCCCCAACACTTCCAACCCTATCATTGTCTCCAGTGGTTGGGATAGGATGGTCAAG GTGTGGAATCTGACAAACTGCAAGCTAAAGACTAACCACGTTGGCCATACTGGTTACCTGAACTGTGTAACTGTCTCCCCCGATGGTTCGCTGTGTGCTTCTGGAGGAAAG GATGGACAGGCAATGCTCTGGGATTTGAATGAGGGCAAACACCTGTACACCCTTGATGGAGGTGACACTATCAACTCGCTCAGCTTCAGCCCCAACAGATACTGGCTCTGTGCAGCAACAGGCCCCAGCATTAAGATTTGG GATTTGGAAGGCAAGGTGGTTGTTGATGAGCTGAGACAGGAAGTGATGTCAACTGGCACAAAGGCCCGCCCTCCAGACTGCATCTCGCTGGCTTGGTCCTCGGATGGACAGACACTGTTTGCTGGTTACACAGATAATCTGATCCGTGTGTGGCAGGTGTCTATGGCAGCTAGAAGTTAA
- the LOC117338604 gene encoding LOW QUALITY PROTEIN: serine/threonine-protein phosphatase 2A catalytic subunit beta isoform-like (The sequence of the model RefSeq protein was modified relative to this genomic sequence to represent the inferred CDS: deleted 1 base in 1 codon) → MDPLEDRTSAKELDQWIEQLNECKQLSENQVKSLCEKAKEILTKESNVQEVKCPVTVCGDVHGQFHDLMELFRIGGKSPDTNYLFMGDYVDRGYYSVETVSLLVALKVRFKDRITILRGNHESRQITQVYGFYDECLRKYGNANVWKYFTDLFDYLPLTALVDTQIFCLHGGLSPSIDTLDHIRALDRIQEVPHEGPMCDLLWSDPDDRGGWGISPRGAGYTFGQDISETFNHSNSLTLVSRAHQLVMEGYNWCHDRNVVTIFSAPNYCYRCGNQAAIMELDDALKYSFLQFDPAPRRGEPHVTRRTPDYFL, encoded by the exons atggATCCCTTAGAAGACAGGACTTCTGCCAAAGAACTCGACCAATGGATTGAACAGTTAAATGAATGCAAGCAATTGTCAGAAAACCAAGTTAAATCCTTGTGCGAAAAG gcgAAAGAGATTTTAACAAAAGAGTCCAATGTACAGGAAGTCAAATGTCCAGTGACAGTGTGTGGTGATGTCCATGGCCAGTTCCATGACCTGATGGAACTGTTTCGCATAGGTGGAAAATCACCCGACACAAACTACTTATTTATGGGAGATTATGTAGATAGAGGTTACTACTCGGTAGAAACAGTTAGTCTTCTAGTAGCATTGAAG GTAAGGTTTAAGGACAGAATTACAATCCTACGAGGAAATCATGAAAGCCGTCAAATTACCCAAGTATATGGTTTCTACGATGAGTGCTTAAGAAAGTATGGAAATGCCAACGTTTGGAAATATTTCACCGACCTCtttgattacctc cctcttaCTGCCTTAGTGGATACACAG atattttgtttacacgGTGGTTTGTCTCCATCTATAGACACTTTAGATCATATACGAGCTTTAGACAGAATCCAGGAGGTTCCTCATGAG GGACCAATGTGTGATCTGCTATGGTCAGACCCGGACGACAGAGGCGGCTGGGGTATTTCTCCCCGTGGTGCTGGCTACACATTTGGACAGGACATCTCAGAGACATTCAATCACAGCAACTCTCTGACACTGGTATCCAGAGCGCATCAGTTAGTAATGGAG GGTTACAATTGGTGCCACGATCGGAATGTTGTAACAATATTCAGTGCCCCCAACTATTGCTATCGGTGTGGAAACCAAGCAGCCATTATGGAACTAGATGATGCTCTCAAGTATTCATT CTTGCAGTTTGATCCAGCCCCACGACGAGGAGAGCCTCATGTAACAAGGAGAACTCCGGATTACTTCCTGTAA